A section of the Brienomyrus brachyistius isolate T26 unplaced genomic scaffold, BBRACH_0.4 scaffold47, whole genome shotgun sequence genome encodes:
- the dctpp1 gene encoding glutamyl-tRNA(Gln) amidotransferase subunit B, mitochondrial — MSEHGEMNGDANGVAAGQCNGGAAGSPGAAHHRFTFSEKPSMDDIRRLQAEFTDERDWNQFHQPRNLLLALIGEVGEVAELFQWRGETAEGLPDWNVAEREQLEHELSDVLIYLLELAEKCHVDLPQAVLRKMALNRLKYPVSKAFGSAKKYTEFKD, encoded by the coding sequence ATGTCTGAGCACGGGGAGATGAACGGCGATGCAAATGGAGTGGCTGCCGGACAGTGCAACGGTGGTGCGGCGGGGAGCCCGGGAGCGGCCCACCATCGGTTTACTTTCAGCGAGAAGCCCAGCATGGATGACATTCGCAGGCTCCAGGCGGAGTTCACGGACGAGAGAGACTGGAACCAGTTCCATCAACCCAGGAACCTGCTGCTCGCCCTGATCGGGGAGGTGGGAGAGGTGGCGGAGCTGTTCCAGTGGCGGGGCGAGACGGCGGAGGGACTGCCGGACTGGAACGTTGCGGAGCGGGAGCAGCTGGAGCACGAACTGAGCGACGTGCTCATCTACCTGCTGGAGCTGGCCGAGAAGTGCCATGTGGACCTGCCGCAGGCCGTGCTCCGCAAGATGGCCCTGAACCGTCTCAAGTACCCGGTCAGCAAGGCGTTCGGGTCGGCCAAGAAGTACACGGAGTTCAAGGACTGA